The following DNA comes from Candidatus Binatus sp..
CTCGTCGTAGTAGAAAAAGAAATCGCGGTAGGCCGATGACACGCGCTCGAGGTAGTCGAAGCTGATGTGGCGCTCGAAATCGCGATTGCGCTTGCGCAGCCGCTCGGCCAGCACCTCGATGGTGGCGCGCACGTAAACGACGAGGTCGGGGCGGGCGATCTCGGCGTCGAGCAGCTTGTACACGTTGTCGTAGAGCTTGAGTTCGTCGGGGACGAGATTCAAGGCGGCGAAGATTTTATCCTTGGCGAAGAGATAGTCGGCGACTGTGGCCTGGGTGAAGAGATCCTGCTGCTTGAGCTCGCGCTGCTGGCTGTGGCGGGTGAGCAGGAAATAAAGCTGCGCGGGAAACGCGTACTTGTCGGGATCCTGGTAGAAGCGGGGCAGGAACGGGTTGTTGTCGGCATCCTCGAGCATCAGCCGCGCACCCAGCTCACGGGCGAGCGCCTGCGCGAGGCTCGTTTTGCCGACCCCGATGGGG
Coding sequences within:
- a CDS encoding deoxynucleoside kinase codes for the protein MRRRGYIAVEGPIGVGKTSLAQALARELGARLMLEDADNNPFLPRFYQDPDKYAFPAQLYFLLTRHSQQRELKQQDLFTQATVADYLFAKDKIFAALNLVPDELKLYDNVYKLLDAEIARPDLVVYVRATIEVLAERLRKRNRDFERHISFDYLERVSSAYRDFFFYYDEAPLLVVDTSDLDFVANPEDLGELIREIDRAGAGTQYFVPRKS